The genome window CGTGCTCGGTCTCCAGCGGCCGGACCTTCTCGCCGGCCTCGTCCAGCACCCAGGTCCGGGAGCGGAACTCCAGGAAGGGGCGGCCGTCGTGCCGGAAGACGATCTCCTGGCCGAAGTTGCACTTCTCCGAACCAGGGAAGTCATGGACGCCCGCGCCCTCCCAGGTACCGAGGAGGAAGGCCAGCGAAACGACGTCCGGGTGGAGGTCAGAGGGGATCTCGATCATGGTCCTGATCAATTATCGGAGACGGAAGGACTGCGGTCCCTACGGTACGCGAGCGGTCAGCGCTGGCCCTGGTACAGCTTCATCACGGAGAACGCGGCGAACCAGACGATCACGATGGACATGACGGCAAGCAGCACGTCGAAGAAGATCTCAAGGCCACTCATGGTGCGCTCCGGATTCGGCGAGGTACGGACGGACGGTGACGGCGCGAGTCTATCGGTCGGCCACCGCGCCGACGCGGTGAGGGCTGCCACACAGGGTCTAGGCTGACGGCGTGTCGAAGAAGCTGGTCATCAAGGTCACCGCCGGGGCGGACGCGCCGGAGCGCTGCTCGCAGGCCTTCACCGTGGCGGCCGTGGCGGTCGCCAGCGGGGTCGAGGTCTCGCTCTGGCTCACCGGGGAGTCCGCCTGGTTCGCGCTGCCCGGTCGGGCGGCCGAGTTCGAGCTGCCGCACTCGGCGCCGCTGCCGGACCTGCTGGAGGCGCTGCTGGCGGCGGGCACGGTCACGCTCTGCACCCAGTGCGCGGCCCGGCGCGGCATCGAGGCGGCCGACACGCTGCCCGGTGTCCGGATCGCGGGCGCCCAGGTCTTTGTCAGCGAGATCATGGCCGACGGCGTGCAGGCGCTGGTCTACTGACGGCCCTCGGGGTCGCGCGGGGGTTCCTGGTCCGGTCGGTCCCGGTCGTGGCCCGGCTTCTCCCACTCCGGGTCGTCCCAGCGCGGGTCCTGCCACCAGTCGTCCTCCGGGTCGCGCCGGTTGGCGAAGATCGCGGCCAGCGGCGGGATCACCATCGCCACCACGCACATGCCGATCGCCGCACCGACCGAGAAGAACCGCACGACTCCCCAGGCCAGCACGAAGAGCCCCAGGCAGCCGGCCATCATCAGGAAGTAGTAGCGGTGTCGCGCGCGCTGCTGCACACCTTCACGGTAAATCGACGAGCCCCCGCGCGGGCAGGGGCTCGTCGTTGATCCGTACCGTTCGGACGGGTCAGACCGCGATCGGGACCTCGGTCAGCGCGCCCTTGGAGGCGACCACCTTGCGGTCCACGGTCGCGCCCGGGACCAGCGCGCGCACGGTCCACTGGCCCTCGGCCGCGAAGAAGCGGAACTGGCCGGTCGCCGAGGTCGGCACCTCGGCGGTGAACTCACCGCTCGCGTCGAGCAGTCGGACGTAGCCGTTGACCGGCTCGCCGTCGCG of Kitasatospora viridis contains these proteins:
- a CDS encoding DUF3099 domain-containing protein, which translates into the protein MMAGCLGLFVLAWGVVRFFSVGAAIGMCVVAMVIPPLAAIFANRRDPEDDWWQDPRWDDPEWEKPGHDRDRPDQEPPRDPEGRQ
- a CDS encoding DUF1416 domain-containing protein — its product is MCGAKAGGPDLAGVDVANETIIQGSVTRDGEPVNGYVRLLDASGEFTAEVPTSATGQFRFFAAEGQWTVRALVPGATVDRKVVASKGALTEVPIAV
- a CDS encoding DsrE family protein, whose translation is MSKKLVIKVTAGADAPERCSQAFTVAAVAVASGVEVSLWLTGESAWFALPGRAAEFELPHSAPLPDLLEALLAAGTVTLCTQCAARRGIEAADTLPGVRIAGAQVFVSEIMADGVQALVY